In one Leptospira fletcheri genomic region, the following are encoded:
- a CDS encoding cysteine-rich CWC family protein yields the protein MAEKKCSKCFRPFGCRADEGGCWCDSAKLSDLTLSKLRLLFDDCLCPSCLSEFEIGSKAPE from the coding sequence ATGGCGGAGAAGAAGTGTTCCAAGTGCTTTCGTCCCTTTGGGTGTAGAGCAGATGAAGGAGGTTGCTGGTGCGATTCCGCGAAATTGAGCGACTTGACCTTATCTAAACTTCGCCTTTTATTCGACGATTGTCTTTGCCCTTCCTGCCTGAGCGAATTCGAGATCGGATCCAAAGCCCCCGAATAA
- a CDS encoding AMP-dependent synthetase/ligase — translation MLESAAARFPEKQSFLKRTKLGMSGRTYSQIKFLVDRMIAGFLEEGIRKDDKILYLCDSSCNWILGDLAIISSGAVSVPRGTDVVEEDILYIVNHSESRYALVQKEKDKQRLLSLKDKLPTLSKVFVLEDDLGELKYGSESVGELVSRGEKYLVAHPECIKKRVGEKSPDELATLIYTSGTTGAPKGVMLSQTGWISAVEKVIGFVELESTDSGVSLLPPWHAFERAIEYVILELGASFLVSNIANLKEDLKDFKPTLFPSVPRIWESIYNGIMNKVAKESALKRGLFHFFLSIGMIWAEYKAIVFGYDFAIEKPNILFNVLRKAFAFLILIVISPLKLGAMAVFSGIHSALGGRMRVSVSAGSALPSVVDKFLSAIGFIVLEGYGMTETSAVLSIRKPKQPSPGTVGTPIAGYECIIKDEFGMPVPPGSKGNLWIKSRQILLGYYKRPELNAVVFDENGFFDTGDIMRFNYRNELVFAGRAKDTIVLAGGENVEPIPVEDQLLNSPYINQVLVTGHEAKHLVALIVPDFEKLRTEISDLPTDTKDWDNNRALREIFRSEISSRISRKNGFKSFEIIPQNAFYILPRPFDPDREMTRTLKIKRNEILESFKKEVAELTKS, via the coding sequence ATGCTGGAAAGCGCGGCGGCAAGATTCCCCGAAAAGCAAAGTTTTTTAAAGAGAACAAAGTTAGGAATGAGCGGGAGGACTTACTCCCAGATCAAATTTCTCGTGGATCGTATGATCGCCGGTTTTTTGGAGGAAGGCATACGGAAGGACGATAAGATCCTGTACTTATGCGACTCGAGTTGTAATTGGATTCTCGGTGATTTAGCGATCATAAGTTCCGGCGCTGTCTCCGTTCCTCGGGGAACGGATGTGGTGGAAGAGGATATTCTTTATATCGTAAACCATTCGGAAAGTAGATATGCGTTGGTTCAAAAGGAAAAAGACAAACAAAGGCTGCTTTCTTTAAAGGATAAACTTCCCACTTTATCGAAAGTATTCGTGCTGGAAGATGATTTAGGAGAATTGAAATACGGTTCGGAAAGTGTGGGCGAGTTGGTCTCCAGGGGAGAAAAATACCTGGTTGCCCATCCAGAGTGCATCAAAAAGAGAGTCGGTGAAAAAAGTCCCGACGAGTTGGCGACTCTAATCTATACGTCGGGTACGACGGGAGCTCCGAAAGGTGTCATGTTGAGTCAGACGGGTTGGATTTCTGCCGTCGAAAAGGTGATCGGATTCGTAGAGCTGGAATCAACGGATTCCGGTGTTTCGCTCTTGCCCCCCTGGCATGCGTTCGAAAGGGCCATCGAATATGTCATACTCGAACTAGGAGCCAGCTTTTTAGTTTCTAACATCGCGAATTTAAAGGAAGATCTGAAAGATTTCAAACCGACCTTATTCCCGTCGGTTCCCAGAATTTGGGAATCCATATATAACGGAATTATGAATAAGGTCGCCAAAGAGTCTGCCCTAAAAAGGGGGCTGTTCCATTTTTTCCTTTCGATCGGAATGATCTGGGCCGAGTATAAGGCGATCGTTTTCGGGTACGACTTCGCGATAGAAAAACCGAATATTCTCTTTAACGTTTTGCGAAAAGCCTTCGCCTTCCTTATTTTGATCGTAATTTCCCCGTTAAAGCTGGGCGCGATGGCCGTTTTCAGCGGAATTCATAGCGCTCTTGGCGGAAGAATGCGGGTCTCCGTTTCGGCAGGAAGTGCTTTGCCCTCCGTCGTGGATAAGTTTCTTTCTGCGATCGGATTCATCGTTTTGGAAGGATATGGAATGACGGAAACTTCCGCGGTTCTCTCGATTCGAAAACCCAAGCAACCTTCCCCCGGTACGGTCGGAACCCCGATTGCAGGTTATGAATGTATCATCAAAGACGAATTCGGGATGCCGGTGCCTCCCGGCAGTAAGGGAAATCTTTGGATCAAATCCCGTCAGATTCTTTTGGGATATTATAAACGCCCCGAATTGAATGCTGTCGTCTTCGATGAAAACGGATTCTTCGATACGGGAGACATCATGAGGTTTAATTACAGAAACGAATTGGTTTTTGCTGGAAGGGCAAAGGACACGATCGTTTTGGCCGGCGGGGAAAACGTGGAGCCTATACCTGTGGAGGACCAGCTCTTGAATTCCCCGTATATCAACCAAGTTTTAGTTACTGGGCACGAGGCGAAACATCTGGTAGCATTGATTGTGCCGGATTTCGAAAAATTAAGGACTGAAATTTCAGACCTTCCGACTGATACTAAAGATTGGGATAATAATCGAGCTTTGAGGGAGATCTTTAGGAGTGAAATCTCGTCGAGAATCTCCCGAAAGAACGGATTTAAGTCCTTCGAAATCATTCCGCAGAATGCATTTTACATTCTTCCCAGACCCTTCGATCCGGATCGGGAAATGACTAGAACTCTTAAAATAAAACGGAATGAAATATTAGAAAGTTTTAAAAAAGAAGTCGCCGAATTGACCAAGAGTTGA